The Methanoplanus sp. FWC-SCC4 genome has a window encoding:
- a CDS encoding AAA family ATPase codes for MKEFFLFAGPNGSGKSTIIERLIDETGINYLNADYCARADPEISKMPDGLEKSKKAQLETERILRETISEGLPFAWETVFSHKSRLVIMEYAKKEGYRINLTYITTKNPDINVARVHQRVLEGGHGVPEDKIRGRYARSIAFLPDMILLADEVSVYDNSYDNVDPKLIFQKFIQTECDIEPEMVVWQTDDEEIDEWVVNHIVTPLIDRGILIQCYQVI; via the coding sequence ATGAAAGAATTTTTTCTTTTTGCCGGACCAAATGGTTCTGGAAAATCTACAATTATTGAACGTTTGATTGATGAAACAGGCATTAATTATTTAAATGCAGATTATTGCGCACGTGCAGATCCTGAGATATCAAAGATGCCTGATGGTCTCGAAAAGTCAAAAAAAGCACAGTTGGAGACAGAAAGGATACTTAGAGAGACTATATCCGAGGGATTGCCTTTTGCATGGGAGACAGTATTTTCCCATAAAAGCCGCTTGGTGATTATGGAATATGCAAAAAAAGAGGGTTATAGGATTAATCTAACTTATATTACCACTAAAAATCCTGATATTAATGTTGCTCGTGTTCATCAACGTGTTTTGGAAGGAGGTCATGGTGTTCCTGAGGATAAAATAAGAGGGAGATATGCCCGCTCCATAGCTTTTTTGCCTGATATGATTCTTTTAGCGGATGAAGTATCAGTATATGATAATTCTTATGACAATGTTGATCCAAAGCTTATATTTCAGAAATTTATTCAAACTGAATGTGATATTGAACCTGAGATGGTAGTTTGGCAAACGGATGATGAAGAGATTGATGAATGGGTCGTTAATCACATTGTTACCCCTCTGATCGATAGGGGTATTTTGATTCAGTGTTATCAAGTAATTTAG
- a CDS encoding N-6 DNA methylase, with translation MLKINGSVAVVISDNVLFEGGAGETIRKKLLAECYVHTLLRLPTGIFYALGVKANVIFFDRKSGREEPWTDTHWIYNLRTNLHFTLKENPLSFEDLKDFIKSYNPENRRKRSATERFKPYKYEDLIKRDKVCLDIFWIKDKSLEDSENFLEPDVIAGAIAVFKLQSSNFQGYMKISKRNEGYILYLVIWITQNKDSVKEGEEQPHDAGPPISNILLFGIIFFFNFSCFSPEKLRRKKGGEK, from the coding sequence ATGCTAAAGATAAATGGCAGTGTCGCAGTGGTTATCTCTGACAATGTATTGTTTGAAGGTGGTGCGGGAGAGACTATAAGGAAAAAACTCCTTGCTGAATGTTATGTTCATACCCTTCTCAGGCTTCCAACAGGTATCTTTTATGCTCTGGGAGTAAAGGCAAATGTCATCTTTTTTGATAGAAAATCTGGTCGGGAAGAGCCATGGACAGATACTCACTGGATATATAACTTAAGGACAAATCTGCACTTTACTTTAAAGGAAAATCCACTATCCTTTGAAGATTTAAAAGATTTCATCAAATCCTATAATCCGGAAAACCGCCGCAAGAGATCTGCAACAGAACGGTTTAAACCCTATAAATATGAGGACCTGATAAAACGTGATAAAGTATGTCTTGATATATTCTGGATAAAGGATAAAAGCCTTGAAGATAGCGAAAACTTCCTTGAACCCGATGTAATTGCAGGTGCTATCGCAGTCTTCAAACTGCAATCGAGCAATTTTCAGGGCTATATGAAGATCTCAAAGAGGAATGAGGGCTATATTTTATATTTAGTTATCTGGATTACGCAGAACAAAGATTCTGTGAAGGAGGGTGAAGAGCAGCCACATGATGCCGGCCCCCCTATATCAAATATACTCCTTTTTGGTATCATATTTTTCTTTAATTTCTCCTGTTTTTCTCCTGAAAAATTGAGGAGAAAAAAGGGAGGAGAAAAATAA
- a CDS encoding HepT-like ribonuclease domain-containing protein encodes MPQHEPEKYLYDIEESAGNIQKFVSGKCFEDYESDIMLKSAVERQFEIIGEALKQLFERNPQYKAAITNPSRIISFRNRLIHGYASISDEVVWGVIEKDLPILKSEIKTLLERVK; translated from the coding sequence ATGCCTCAGCATGAACCTGAAAAGTATCTCTATGACATTGAAGAGTCAGCCGGAAACATACAGAAATTTGTGTCCGGAAAATGCTTCGAGGATTATGAATCAGATATTATGCTCAAATCTGCCGTTGAAAGGCAGTTTGAAATAATCGGAGAGGCATTAAAACAGCTTTTTGAAAGAAATCCTCAATATAAAGCCGCGATAACAAATCCTTCCAGAATAATATCTTTTAGAAACCGGCTTATTCATGGATATGCAAGCATCTCCGATGAGGTTGTATGGGGAGTTATTGAAAAGGATTTGCCCATTCTCAAATCAGAAATCAAAACACTTCTTGAAAGAGTAAAATAA
- a CDS encoding nucleotidyltransferase family protein yields MQMKPESPFTYFLKNSKRLDELCRKYNVSEMFIFGSAIRSDFNPEKSDIDIMISFKKMTPAEHADSYFGLLEELESFFGRSVDLLEKEAVRNPYLKKNIDESGVMVYASA; encoded by the coding sequence ATGCAGATGAAACCGGAAAGCCCGTTTACGTATTTCTTAAAAAACAGTAAAAGGCTTGATGAATTGTGCCGTAAATACAATGTTTCTGAGATGTTTATCTTTGGATCTGCAATTCGTTCCGATTTCAATCCTGAAAAAAGCGACATTGACATTATGATTTCATTTAAGAAAATGACTCCGGCAGAGCATGCCGATTCCTATTTCGGCCTGCTGGAAGAGCTTGAAAGTTTTTTTGGCCGCAGTGTTGATCTCCTTGAGAAAGAGGCTGTAAGAAATCCTTATCTGAAGAAGAATATTGACGAGTCAGGGGTAATGGTCTATGCCTCAGCATGA
- a CDS encoding MFS transporter has product MDERQKIILILTSIGSFLTPFMGSSINIAIPEIGHEFLSSAILLSWVTTSYLLTSAILIVPMGRLADIRGRVGIFLSGVAIYTAGSLICTIAPSAEWLIVFRIIQGIGGAMLYATSIAIITSVFHAKERGMALGINVAFIYTGLTIGPFLGGIVTEFFGWRSIFYLNVLIGLFVLLAGMKYLKVPEIKEEMTRFDLPGSVLYAVTIFLLMIGFQELPSEPGIVLFALAGVSFIAFVYQENRAEYPVIRLSLFTKNRVFAFSNLAALINYSSTYAIGFLLSIYLQNVKGFSPFSAGTILIAQPIMQALFSPAMGKLSDKYPSRLLATAGMAMITIGLVPFANLGLETSVTFIIADLAFLGLGYALFSSPNTHAVMDSVNERCYGVASGILGTMRLSGMMVSMGISMFAFSLTIGRDPLSITDLAGLVSAIEIAFAIFAALCALGTIASYVRNPKKQNRTEDSS; this is encoded by the coding sequence ATGGATGAACGGCAGAAGATCATTTTAATTCTTACATCAATCGGATCTTTTCTGACACCGTTTATGGGATCGTCAATAAACATCGCAATCCCTGAAATCGGGCACGAATTCCTGAGCAGTGCAATCCTGCTCTCGTGGGTTACAACGTCTTACCTCCTGACATCAGCAATCCTCATTGTCCCGATGGGAAGGCTTGCCGACATCAGGGGGAGAGTCGGAATATTCCTCTCAGGTGTTGCAATATACACAGCCGGCTCTCTCATATGCACAATAGCACCCTCGGCTGAATGGCTTATTGTATTCAGAATTATTCAGGGCATCGGAGGCGCCATGCTCTATGCAACCTCGATTGCGATTATTACAAGCGTATTTCATGCAAAAGAGAGGGGCATGGCCCTCGGGATTAATGTCGCATTCATATACACCGGCCTTACCATAGGGCCGTTTTTAGGCGGAATTGTAACGGAATTCTTCGGATGGAGAAGCATATTTTACCTCAATGTCCTGATAGGACTCTTCGTTCTTCTGGCAGGCATGAAATACCTCAAAGTCCCTGAGATAAAAGAGGAGATGACAAGATTCGATCTCCCGGGCTCTGTTCTTTACGCTGTAACTATATTTCTTTTAATGATCGGCTTTCAGGAACTCCCCTCAGAACCCGGAATTGTTCTCTTTGCACTTGCGGGAGTTTCATTCATTGCATTCGTGTACCAGGAGAACAGGGCGGAATATCCGGTAATAAGGCTTTCACTCTTCACAAAAAACAGGGTTTTTGCATTCTCAAACCTCGCTGCACTAATAAATTACAGCTCGACATACGCAATAGGGTTCTTACTGAGCATATATCTCCAGAATGTGAAGGGTTTCTCACCGTTTTCAGCCGGAACAATACTGATTGCACAGCCGATAATGCAGGCTTTGTTCTCACCTGCGATGGGGAAGTTATCAGACAAATACCCCTCACGACTGCTTGCAACCGCCGGCATGGCAATGATCACAATCGGTCTTGTGCCCTTTGCAAACCTTGGTCTTGAAACATCGGTCACATTCATAATCGCAGACCTTGCATTCCTTGGTCTCGGATACGCACTCTTTTCATCGCCGAACACACATGCCGTGATGGACAGCGTCAATGAAAGATGCTACGGGGTCGCATCAGGAATTCTCGGCACAATGAGGCTCTCGGGGATGATGGTCTCAATGGGAATCTCAATGTTCGCCTTCTCCCTTACAATCGGAAGAGACCCTCTTTCAATAACAGACCTTGCAGGACTTGTAAGCGCTATTGAAATAGCATTCGCGATTTTTGCAGCCCTCTGTGCTCTTGGAACAATTGCCTCATATGTCAGAAATCCAAAAAAGCAGAACAGGACAGAGGATAGCTCATAA
- a CDS encoding zinc ribbon-containing protein, producing MTYKCGEKPGIGTYKCTKCGATKRLDDKTDTLPPCSVCNHCEFKK from the coding sequence ATGACATACAAATGTGGTGAAAAGCCAGGAATTGGTACATACAAATGTACAAAATGCGGAGCTACTAAAAGACTAGATGATAAAACAGACACATTACCCCCTTGTTCTGTTTGTAATCATTGTGAATTTAAAAAGTAA
- a CDS encoding PIN-like domain-containing protein, whose amino-acid sequence MKNKFFGYYKYSKEQFKEIWDDCIFVFDTSVLLNFHKYNPKNVEETFNNFLMNSDRFWIPYHVGEEYHRNLFKVIISQLSVYDKVLNEIKSSKNKIKGLCEQYKLHPYLKLNDSVKDLMNEFEKCSESINKYKKNHPSETENNKVSQIIGDFFEDKIGESPINNEIEEIEREGEKRYEKQISPGFRDIKKPANKYGDFIIWKEIIEYSKLKDKPIVFIVDDEKNDFWQKRGKKIIGPAPDLITEFYRETNQYYYQYTLDKFLKCYDEMFKSQNKELISDVEDLKRKREQILNKNYNKLQFYDGNHKFVSYDDSLNENFQYIKNVILDSPLEGPELSHLRQLMRKYIETEHKYDAFYNSIRECDPNFLEQEYELADLRDYMQDLKIQILSEFELIHESNKNHFYLDNY is encoded by the coding sequence ATGAAGAATAAATTTTTTGGGTATTATAAATATTCAAAGGAACAATTTAAAGAAATCTGGGATGATTGTATCTTTGTTTTTGATACAAGTGTTCTTTTAAATTTTCATAAATATAATCCAAAAAATGTTGAAGAAACATTTAATAATTTTTTAATGAATTCAGACAGATTCTGGATTCCATATCATGTAGGAGAAGAATATCACAGAAATTTATTTAAAGTAATTATTTCTCAACTTTCGGTATATGACAAAGTATTAAATGAAATAAAGAGTTCTAAAAATAAAATAAAAGGTTTATGTGAACAATACAAACTACACCCATATCTAAAATTAAATGATTCTGTAAAAGATCTAATGAATGAATTTGAAAAATGCTCAGAATCAATAAATAAATATAAAAAAAATCATCCTTCTGAAACAGAAAATAATAAAGTATCTCAAATAATAGGTGACTTTTTTGAAGATAAAATAGGAGAAAGTCCCATAAATAATGAAATCGAAGAAATCGAAAGAGAAGGGGAAAAGAGATATGAGAAACAAATTTCTCCGGGATTCCGTGATATTAAAAAGCCTGCAAATAAATATGGAGATTTTATAATTTGGAAAGAAATTATTGAGTATTCTAAATTAAAAGATAAGCCAATTGTTTTTATAGTTGATGATGAAAAAAATGATTTTTGGCAAAAAAGAGGAAAAAAAATAATAGGCCCAGCTCCTGATTTAATAACAGAATTCTATCGAGAAACTAATCAATATTATTACCAATATACATTAGATAAATTTTTAAAATGCTATGATGAGATGTTCAAATCACAAAATAAGGAATTAATTTCTGATGTTGAAGATCTTAAAAGAAAGAGAGAACAAATATTAAATAAGAATTATAACAAATTGCAATTTTATGATGGAAATCATAAATTTGTATCATATGATGATAGTTTAAATGAAAATTTTCAATATATTAAAAATGTCATCCTTGACAGCCCATTGGAAGGTCCAGAATTGTCACATTTGAGGCAATTAATGAGAAAATATATTGAAACAGAGCATAAATATGATGCTTTTTATAATTCTATAAGAGAATGTGATCCTAATTTTTTGGAACAAGAATATGAATTGGCAGATTTAAGAGATTATATGCAAGATTTAAAAATACAAATATTGAGCGAATTTGAATTAATTCATGAATCTAATAAAAATCATTTTTATTTAGATAATTATTAA
- the htpX gene encoding zinc metalloprotease HtpX — translation MIGKWKRDWGLTGRVFLTWMLILAVYLFFIGAINYFFPGRFYFLVGLAFLFAFGQYFLSDRLVLASTRARIVAEDEEPELHAMIEKLCREADLPKPRIAVMASPVPNAFATGRSPNHAVVAVTDSIMKTLNREELEAVIAHELSHVKNRDILTMTVASFIAMIASMVMQNAFFMNLFDSRDNNGAWIAIWVVSIFVWIVATLLMLLLSRYREFAADRGSAMITGNPRALISALNKISGKMEYVPAKKKQEIEGANAFFIIPAISGKSLTELLATHPSLDRRVAALEKIEAELRGY, via the coding sequence ATGATAGGTAAATGGAAGAGAGACTGGGGGCTGACAGGCCGGGTCTTTCTCACATGGATGTTAATCCTTGCGGTCTACCTGTTCTTTATAGGCGCAATAAATTACTTCTTCCCCGGACGTTTTTATTTCCTGGTAGGTCTTGCATTTTTGTTTGCCTTTGGACAATACTTCCTCTCTGACAGACTTGTTCTGGCCAGTACACGGGCAAGGATAGTTGCTGAAGATGAAGAGCCTGAGCTTCATGCAATGATTGAGAAGCTTTGCAGGGAAGCGGATCTTCCAAAGCCAAGAATTGCAGTCATGGCTTCACCTGTTCCAAATGCATTTGCAACAGGCAGGAGCCCGAACCACGCTGTTGTGGCGGTTACAGATTCCATCATGAAGACTCTCAACCGTGAGGAGCTTGAGGCTGTAATTGCGCATGAGCTTTCACATGTTAAAAACCGTGATATTCTCACCATGACGGTTGCAAGTTTCATTGCAATGATTGCATCAATGGTCATGCAGAATGCGTTCTTTATGAATCTCTTTGACAGCCGTGACAACAACGGTGCATGGATTGCAATATGGGTTGTGTCCATCTTTGTCTGGATTGTTGCAACGCTTCTTATGCTTCTGCTTTCACGTTACCGTGAATTTGCGGCAGACCGTGGCAGCGCAATGATTACAGGAAATCCGAGAGCCTTAATTTCAGCTCTGAATAAGATCAGCGGAAAGATGGAGTACGTTCCTGCAAAGAAGAAACAGGAGATTGAGGGTGCAAATGCATTCTTTATCATCCCTGCAATCTCAGGAAAGAGCCTGACAGAGCTTCTTGCAACCCACCCTTCACTTGACAGGCGTGTTGCTGCTCTTGAAAAGATTGAGGCAGAACTCAGAGGGTATTAA
- a CDS encoding sulfide-dependent adenosine diphosphate thiazole synthase, producing the protein MELDEVTISRAILSEQSRIMLDYFDLDCAIVGGGPSGITCAALLAEEGIKVALIEKKLSIGGGMWGGGMMFPRIVVQEEARRLLDHFGIKYTEYEKGYFVASSVEAVSKTLAAACDAGVEVFNLTTVEDVVVKEDKRVSGLVINWSPVEMAGLHIDPLTLRSKVTIDATGHDSTVAHMVRDKGGDLEIKGEGFMWAEKAESNILKHTKEVFPGLIVTGMAANAVAGENRMGPVFGGMLLSGEKAALLAKEALNLK; encoded by the coding sequence ATGGAACTTGATGAAGTTACAATAAGCAGAGCAATACTCTCAGAGCAAAGCAGAATAATGCTTGACTACTTCGACCTGGACTGTGCAATTGTAGGCGGAGGCCCCTCAGGGATCACCTGTGCAGCACTCCTCGCAGAAGAAGGAATTAAAGTCGCCCTCATTGAAAAAAAGCTGTCTATCGGCGGAGGAATGTGGGGCGGCGGAATGATGTTTCCGCGCATAGTAGTACAGGAGGAAGCAAGGCGGCTTCTTGACCACTTCGGAATAAAATATACGGAATACGAAAAGGGCTATTTTGTCGCATCATCTGTCGAAGCAGTGTCAAAAACACTCGCAGCTGCCTGCGATGCAGGTGTTGAGGTATTTAACCTGACAACTGTTGAAGATGTTGTGGTAAAGGAGGACAAAAGAGTAAGCGGTCTTGTCATAAACTGGTCACCGGTTGAAATGGCAGGTCTTCACATAGATCCCCTAACGCTCAGATCAAAGGTCACCATTGACGCAACAGGCCATGACTCAACTGTCGCACACATGGTCAGAGACAAAGGCGGAGACCTTGAGATCAAAGGAGAGGGCTTCATGTGGGCTGAAAAGGCCGAGTCAAACATCCTCAAACACACAAAAGAGGTGTTCCCCGGCCTCATTGTAACAGGAATGGCAGCAAACGCCGTTGCAGGTGAAAACAGAATGGGCCCGGTATTCGGCGGAATGCTCCTCTCGGGGGAAAAAGCAGCTCTTCTTGCCAAAGAGGCCCTTAATTTAAAATAA
- a CDS encoding putative phosphothreonine lyase domain-containing protein yields the protein MEGDTAPEEIGDVAYGIFEIILNKGLKSRGDYLFERVEREDDFRQDFEEIFSDFTTDYEILANALLEKFTDTNTIYNKICEGEGVFPSKTTQMYWIVQDAPDFEANPDDENRGGKWLIFLERDVADLMWRKIRDATVKGRLGISAKTSTAKENPDSRDDRIVIYVHTKDWEDADDVMNIREVLRELGVEQRIGYKRNIETYHGDYSEGGKKVTYYSA from the coding sequence ATGGAAGGAGATACCGCACCTGAAGAAATCGGAGATGTCGCATACGGAATCTTTGAGATTATTCTTAACAAGGGGCTTAAAAGCCGCGGAGATTATCTTTTTGAGCGCGTGGAAAGGGAGGATGATTTCAGGCAGGATTTTGAGGAAATATTTTCTGATTTTACAACAGACTACGAAATTCTCGCCAATGCACTTCTTGAAAAATTCACAGACACCAATACAATATACAATAAAATATGCGAAGGGGAGGGCGTTTTCCCATCAAAGACAACGCAGATGTACTGGATTGTTCAGGACGCACCCGATTTTGAGGCAAATCCCGATGACGAAAACAGAGGCGGGAAGTGGCTGATATTCCTTGAGAGGGATGTGGCTGACCTGATGTGGAGAAAGATAAGGGATGCAACGGTAAAGGGCCGCCTCGGGATATCAGCAAAAACCAGTACAGCAAAGGAAAACCCCGATTCCCGTGATGACCGCATCGTAATCTACGTCCATACAAAAGACTGGGAAGACGCAGATGACGTCATGAATATAAGAGAGGTCTTAAGAGAACTCGGCGTGGAACAACGCATCGGATACAAGAGAAATATTGAAACATACCACGGTGACTACTCTGAAGGTGGAAAAAAGGTAACATATTACAGCGCATAA
- a CDS encoding 50S ribosomal protein L40e, whose product MARFPEAEARLLDVKICMKCNARNAPRATKCRKCGYDGLRPKSKERKG is encoded by the coding sequence ATGGCAAGATTTCCAGAGGCCGAGGCAAGGCTCCTTGACGTAAAAATCTGCATGAAATGTAATGCAAGAAACGCACCTCGTGCAACAAAGTGTCGCAAATGTGGATATGATGGTTTAAGACCAAAATCAAAGGAGAGAAAAGGATAA
- a CDS encoding XTP/dITP diphosphatase, whose protein sequence is MMNLKVVTGNPDKAKEVEEFFNGKVRVGHVKLDLPEIKDNDVGNIARVKAKAAYDAVKEPLIVDDTGFYISSLNGFPGAYAAFVLDTIGMEGILRLMENQENRCAYFETAIAYADEDGVLIFRGRVEGSITTGPRGSEGFGYDPIFEVSGKTFAEIPLKDKSAVSHRGRALEAFGEWYLKKQ, encoded by the coding sequence ATGATGAATCTAAAGGTAGTGACAGGAAATCCCGACAAGGCAAAAGAAGTTGAAGAATTTTTCAACGGAAAGGTCAGGGTTGGCCATGTAAAGCTTGATCTGCCTGAAATAAAGGATAATGATGTTGGGAATATTGCACGCGTGAAGGCTAAGGCTGCGTATGATGCTGTAAAAGAGCCTTTAATTGTTGACGATACAGGATTTTACATAAGTTCTCTCAACGGATTTCCAGGTGCGTACGCCGCATTCGTTCTTGACACAATCGGGATGGAAGGCATTCTTCGTCTTATGGAAAATCAGGAAAACCGTTGTGCTTATTTTGAAACAGCAATCGCTTATGCGGATGAAGACGGTGTTTTAATATTCAGGGGCAGGGTGGAAGGCAGTATTACCACAGGCCCGCGTGGCAGTGAGGGTTTTGGATATGACCCAATCTTTGAGGTATCCGGGAAAACATTCGCTGAAATTCCCCTAAAGGATAAATCTGCGGTCTCTCACAGGGGCAGGGCTCTGGAAGCATTTGGTGAATGGTATTTAAAGAAGCAGTGA
- a CDS encoding VOC family protein — MPKVIHFEFPAENPERAAAFYDHVFKWKAQKYGDMEYWLLTTGNEDEEGIDGAIAPKKDMITDSVINTVSVLSLDDSIKKVREAGGELMTEKMEIPGIGHHIYCRDTEGNVFGILESIKDPKGGL, encoded by the coding sequence ATGCCAAAAGTAATACATTTTGAATTTCCGGCGGAAAACCCGGAAAGGGCCGCCGCATTTTATGATCACGTATTCAAATGGAAGGCTCAAAAATACGGAGACATGGAATACTGGCTTTTGACAACCGGAAATGAGGATGAGGAGGGTATAGACGGTGCCATTGCACCCAAAAAGGACATGATCACGGATTCTGTAATAAACACCGTCAGTGTCCTCTCTCTGGACGATTCCATAAAAAAAGTCAGAGAAGCGGGGGGAGAATTAATGACAGAAAAAATGGAAATCCCGGGAATAGGCCACCATATTTACTGTCGTGACACTGAAGGCAATGTTTTCGGGATACTTGAGAGCATAAAAGACCCAAAAGGCGGACTTTGA
- a CDS encoding archaellin/type IV pilin N-terminal domain-containing protein, with translation MKQGITKNIEGFTGLEAAIVLIAFVVVAAVFSYVLLGAGFFTTQKSQEVVYSSVGQASSAIILLGDVYGSDSRFSIDDDSSSGMMDSVIAVVGLSAGNTPVDIKKTTVTFSNSHEIMDLEFNSSATGQRMPVKSGEWTVYSIMEGSDDLLLESCEQICLLMEVGDKIHPNERFKLSLAPPEGTPLVIDRKAPPKINTINVLN, from the coding sequence ATGAAACAGGGTATTACAAAAAATATTGAAGGTTTCACCGGTCTTGAAGCAGCCATCGTTCTCATTGCATTTGTTGTTGTTGCAGCAGTGTTCTCTTATGTACTACTTGGTGCCGGTTTTTTTACAACACAGAAAAGTCAGGAAGTCGTTTATTCATCAGTCGGTCAGGCTTCCTCGGCGATAATTCTTCTTGGTGATGTCTACGGATCAGACAGCAGGTTCAGTATTGATGATGACAGTTCATCAGGGATGATGGACTCGGTTATTGCTGTTGTGGGCCTTTCCGCCGGAAATACTCCGGTTGACATCAAAAAGACGACTGTCACTTTTTCAAACTCCCATGAAATAATGGATCTTGAGTTCAACAGTTCGGCAACAGGGCAGAGGATGCCGGTAAAAAGCGGGGAGTGGACTGTTTATAGCATAATGGAGGGGTCTGATGATCTTCTGCTTGAAAGCTGTGAGCAGATATGTCTGTTAATGGAAGTTGGAGACAAAATTCATCCCAATGAGAGATTTAAATTAAGTCTGGCTCCGCCCGAGGGCACACCGCTTGTAATTGACAGAAAGGCGCCGCCAAAAATTAATACAATAAATGTGCTCAACTAA
- a CDS encoding GNAT family N-acetyltransferase: protein MAIKYIGDKLQFSYIKEEDLPSVCRMLEKENVCKWLFFGPNTHETTREYFTPLIESVKKSLDAKEIPKNPVFTIKTKEEGHFVGQCALLQIDYSPGAFLLGYQIDDICWHRSYGTEACEFLVYYAFFIAEGYRINGDCVSENTGSWKVMQKCGFKKEGCQRNYWHYNDNYYDRALYGLLKEDLNEDMISYYKEKFSGV from the coding sequence ATGGCGATAAAATATATCGGGGACAAGCTTCAGTTTTCATATATAAAAGAAGAAGACCTGCCTTCAGTATGCCGGATGCTTGAAAAAGAAAATGTATGCAAATGGCTCTTTTTTGGACCCAATACACATGAAACAACCAGAGAATATTTCACTCCCCTCATTGAATCAGTGAAAAAAAGCCTTGATGCAAAAGAAATTCCAAAAAACCCGGTCTTTACAATAAAAACAAAAGAAGAAGGACATTTTGTGGGTCAGTGTGCACTCCTTCAGATCGATTATTCTCCGGGGGCATTTCTTCTGGGATATCAGATAGATGACATATGCTGGCACAGGAGTTATGGAACCGAAGCCTGCGAATTTCTGGTATATTATGCATTTTTTATCGCAGAAGGATACAGAATTAACGGTGACTGCGTAAGTGAGAATACAGGCTCATGGAAAGTCATGCAAAAATGCGGATTCAAAAAGGAGGGATGCCAGCGAAATTACTGGCACTATAACGATAATTATTATGACCGTGCCCTCTACGGACTTTTAAAAGAGGATTTGAATGAGGATATGATTTCATACTACAAAGAAAAATTTTCAGGAGTTTAA